AATTGATAATAAGATTCATTAATCTCTCTTACAGTACGACCGATTAAATCTGGGACTTCTATTAATGGTATGTCACTCCAAGTTTGTTCTTTTTCAATTTGTCCTTCACGTTTAGGGACCCCCATCGCTCTAAGTCCATCTTCAATTATTTTTCCGACGATCGGAGCTGCTACTACGCCACCGAATTGCACCGTATCTTTTGGATTATCAATAGCAACGTAGACAACAATCTCAGGATCGTCCGCTGGCGCAAAGCCAATGAAGGACACAATATGGTTATTCTCTAAATATTTACCATCTTTTGCTTTTTGAGCGGTTCCCGTTTTTCCTCCAACACGATAACCATCGACGAAAGCACCTCGGCCTGTCCCTTTAGCAACAACGTGTTCTAGTGCCATTCGTATTTCAGCAGAGGTCTCCTCTGATATCACTTGCTTTTTCATGACGGGGTCATTCTCTACTAATATCTCCTCACTTAAAGGGTCTAACCACGCTTTTGCTAAATAAGGTTGATATAAATGTCCACCATTGACGGCAGCGGCGACTGCCGCGACTTGTTGAATTGGTGTGACAGAGACACCTTGCCCAAACGATGTGGTAGCTAACTCTAAAGGTCCCACAGCTTCTTCATTAAATAGAATTCCTGTCCCTTCTCCTTGAAGATCAATTCCAGTCTTCTCGCCAAAGCCAAAGTCATGGATGTAATTAAATAATTTCTCTGTTCCTAGTTTCTCTCCCAATTTCACAAAACCAGGGTTGCATGAGTTTTGAACGACTTCCAAAAATGTCTGCATGCCATGCCCCCCTTTTTTCCAACAACGGAGCTTATGGCCAGACACTTCGATAAATCCCGGATCATTAAATTGATCTTCTTGCAAATTAACCTGTCCTTCTTCTAAAGCAGCCGCCAATGTAATTATTTTAAATGTCGAGCCTGGTTCATACTGACTCCAAATCGGTTTATTTTGATTGTAGATTTCCGGTGCA
The genomic region above belongs to Bacillus sp. A301a_S52 and contains:
- a CDS encoding stage V sporulation protein D — its product is MKRVSYVTVRKRLMLTLVVGVLIFTVMIGRLWYVQVVLGDDISNKAEDLWGRNIPFEAKRGEIVDRHGEVLATNVTAPSILVVPRQLEDPASAAEELASLLNMSMEKAYEKMTQNESIVRINPEGRKITNKLAAKVRQLNIAGVYVAEDYLRHYPKGNYLSHVLGFAGIDNQGLTGLELYYDDMLSGEPGFVSFYSDAKGRRMPDLADRYTAPDDGRHLQLTIDNKIQTIIERELDEAEAIYNPDGAMAIAMNPKTGEILGMSSRPDFDPEKYQEVAPEIYNQNKPIWSQYEPGSTFKIITLAAALEEGQVNLQEDQFNDPGFIEVSGHKLRCWKKGGHGMQTFLEVVQNSCNPGFVKLGEKLGTEKLFNYIHDFGFGEKTGIDLQGEGTGILFNEEAVGPLELATTSFGQGVSVTPIQQVAAVAAAVNGGHLYQPYLAKAWLDPLSEEILVENDPVMKKQVISEETSAEIRMALEHVVAKGTGRGAFVDGYRVGGKTGTAQKAKDGKYLENNHIVSFIGFAPADDPEIVVYVAIDNPKDTVQFGGVVAAPIVGKIIEDGLRAMGVPKREGQIEKEQTWSDIPLIEVPDLIGRTVREINESYYQLKLEVDGKGEEVILQSPEPGIRVEEGSTIRIYMGDKQGEDQ